The genomic region GCCGGACAAAAAACACATTTATGGGCGGTATAATCTTCAACCAATATTTTGCGAATAGGTACCGGGTCATTCTCATCTCCGCATGTATTGTCGTTGGTTTCTTTTAGCGGATTTTCAATTGTATTACACGAAAAAAAGAATATGAAAAGAGCGAAAGTTATTATTTTAAAAAGTTTCATTTGTATAGTTTAAAAATTAAAAAGAACCGGTTAAAGTAAAATTAAAACCGCTTGCAGCCGGAACAAATCTGCATACGCCTCCGGCACAAACAATTCCTTCTCTTTGCCTGCCGTAACCGATTTGAATTCTGTTTGCTCCTTTTACAAAGCCTGCTGCAAAGTTGTAATAATGTGCACTTACGGGATTTGTGTGTCCGCCTGTGTTATATTGATCTGAAATAGCAACAAACCAATGCGGAGAATATGTGTATTCAACCATTCCGGTGTACCAATCGCCAAAATCATTTTTTTCTCCGCTTTGAGTTTTATCTGTTAATAATGCTTGTGTTGCAAACCTTATTGACTGTTTTGATGAAATTTTATAAGTTAAATCAAAAACTCCGATATCAGCATGAAGAATACTGTCTTTTCCTTGCATTATAAGTTTATTGTAATCCTGGTACATATAAATTAATGAAATTTTAAACTTCTTATTTATTTTCTTATGAAGTTCAATATTTATGTCTCTGAAATACAATTCATCTCCTACGGCAAAAAAGTCAGAAGTATAACCGTCTAAGTTTTTTATTTCGGCATCGGGGTTTATCGTTATTTTTTCAGTTTTAATTGAATTAACCTGAGAAAAGTTAATATTAATATTTGTACCGTATTTTCCTCCGAGCAATGTTTTTCTTTTGAATGTATAGAAAAAATCTGCATTAAACCCAACCTGCCCGTTTGTTTGTGTTGCAAAGGGGTACATTGCCGGAAAAGCATAGGTATGTGTTTTTGTAATAGCAGGTAAATAGTTAATACTTAAATCGTTGACAGAAGCACTTCTGTCAGAACGAAAACTCATATTATCTAACCTCAGAGCAGTAAATAAAAAGCCGATACCTTTTTTTGACCATGAAGCATTAACAAAAAGAGCATTTCCGTCTTTGAAAATAGGGTAACCGTATATAATTGAGTTATCGGCAGAAGGGTCGTTAATTTTATAAGCATATTCTGAGGAAATAATAAAACCTCCTCTTGAAAGATTAATTCTTCCGGCAAAAGCACCGACATTTTCGGGATAGTTATATTTAGGATTAAGGTTTTTTTGGTACTTACTGACAAAACTTCCGCCGAGTAAAAAATGTGTTTTGCTTTTTGCAAGTTTTTTAAAAGTTTCATTGAACGATATTTCTCCGTCTAAACCTCTCACAATTCCCGGACCGAGCGTCCAGTATAATCTTTGCTTTCCTATTATTCCCGTTAGTTTTATTCCTTTTACGGGTTTGTATTTTAATTTAATTCCGTCTAAGGAATTATCAATCCCCAGTGTTTTTTCTTCATATGTTCTTAAAATAAGACCGTTGCCGAATTGCTCATAAAAATTTCCTGCAGTTATCTCTAATTCATCAGATGTATAAGATGCATACCTGTTTGCAATTCCGTGACCGTCATACCTTTTGTCAAACCCCTCAAGTGTATTCATATAAACTTCATATCGAATACCTGCCGAGAACTTTCCTTTTGTGTAGGTAAGGTTCATATATGAGTTT from Bacteroidales bacterium harbors:
- a CDS encoding DUF6029 family protein; protein product: MNRQIIIIILLLFPFFLSAQEEEKNSGQLHGNFETIVQTYRVDTIIGIDSADVPREKALSNSYMNLTYTKGKFSAGIRYEVYMNTLEGFDKRYDGHGIANRYASYTSDELEITAGNFYEQFGNGLILRTYEEKTLGIDNSLDGIKLKYKPVKGIKLTGIIGKQRLYWTLGPGIVRGLDGEISFNETFKKLAKSKTHFLLGGSFVSKYQKNLNPKYNYPENVGAFAGRINLSRGGFIISSEYAYKINDPSADNSIIYGYPIFKDGNALFVNASWSKKGIGFLFTALRLDNMSFRSDRSASVNDLSINYLPAITKTHTYAFPAMYPFATQTNGQVGFNADFFYTFKRKTLLGGKYGTNININFSQVNSIKTEKITINPDAEIKNLDGYTSDFFAVGDELYFRDINIELHKKINKKFKISLIYMYQDYNKLIMQGKDSILHADIGVFDLTYKISSKQSIRFATQALLTDKTQSGEKNDFGDWYTGMVEYTYSPHWFVAISDQYNTGGHTNPVSAHYYNFAAGFVKGANRIQIGYGRQREGIVCAGGVCRFVPAASGFNFTLTGSF